GCAGGCACTCGAAGTACGCCAGCCGCGGGTCGTAGCCGGCTTCGACCAACGTGTCGAAGGCTGCCTTGATGAGCGCGGTGGTGCCGCCGCACAGGACGCTCTGCTCGCCGAATAGGTCGGTTTCCGTCTCGTCCTTGAAGGTCGTCTCGATCAGGCCGGCCTTCGCCGCGCCCAGCGCTTTGGCGTACGACAACGCCACGTCGCGCGCGCGGCCGCTGGCGTCCTGCGCCACGGCGATCAGCGCGGGCACGCCGACTTCCTGCTCGAACATATCGCGCACGATGTGTCCGGGGCCTTTGGGCGCCACCATGACCACATCGATCTCCCGCGGCGGGATGATCTGGCCGTAGTGAATGTTGAACCCATGGGCGAACATGAGCGCCTGACCGGCCTTGAGATTGGGCCGGATCTGGGTGTCGAACGCCTCGGCCTGGGTCTGATCGGGCAGCGCGATCATGGTGGCGTCGGAGACGGCGACGGCCTCGTCCGTGTCGAGCACGACCAGGTCGGCGTCCTCGGCGCGCTCGCGCGAGGAGCTGCCGGGCCGCAGGCCCACCACGACGTCGACGCCGGAGTCGCGCAGGTTCAGCGCATGGGCGTGCCCCTGGCTGCCGTAGCCGAGTACGGCGACCTTCTTGCCCTCCAACTCGTCGGAGGCGATGTCGGACTCGTAGAGAACTTTGCTATCCACGTGCGCTCCCATTCCGCGAGGCTTTGGTCCCACGCGCCATGGCGACGACGCCAGTGCGCGTCAACTCGTCGATGCCGTACTCGGCGATCACGTCCAGGAATCGGTCGATTGTCTCGGAAACACCGGTGATCTGGACAATCATGGTGTCGCGTCCCACGTCGACGATCTCGCCGTGGAAGATGCTGGCAATGTCGGCCAGGCCGGGACGGTCCGCCGCGGACACGCGCACGCGAACCAGCGCGGTCTCCGTCTGCACGGCGGAGACGTCGGTGAGATCGCGGACCGTGATGACCTCCACCAGCTTGTAGAGCTGCTTCTCGAACTGCTTGACCTCGTCGTCCGTGCCCCGGACCTCGATGGTCATGCGGGAATAGCCCGGCTCCTCGCAATTCCCGACGGCCAGGCTGGCGATGTTGAATCCGCGCCGGCGAAACATGCTGGCCACGCGGGTGAGGACACCCGGATGGTCGGCCACCATGGCCACGAGCGTGTGGCTGCGGCTGGTCCCGTTCATCGCGGGTCCTCGATCACGCTGCGGACGCCCGTGCCCGGCACGATCATGGGATAGACGTTCTCGACGCGGTCCACGTGGACGTCGAGCACCACCGGTCCGTCGTAGGCGTGGGCGTCGGCGATGGCCGTGTGCAGCTCGTCGCGCGAGCTCACGGAGACGCCGCGAAGGCCGAAGGCCTCAGCCACTTTGGCGAAGTCGGGATTGTCGAGAAACGCGCCCATGTAGCGGCCGTCGTAGAAGAACTGCTGCCATTGGCGAATCATGCCGAGGTGCGCGTTGTTGAGGATGGCGACCTTGACCGGGATCTTCTCCGCGGCCAGCGTGTTGAACTCCTGGATGTTGATGAGCAGCCCGCCGTCGCCGGTGACGCACCAGACGGGCTCGTCCGGCGCGCCCATCTGCACGCCCATGGCCGCCGGCAGGGCGTAGCCCATCGGGCCCAGGCCGCCGGCGCTGAAGAAGCGGCGCGGCTTCTCGTACCAGAAGTGCTGGGAGGCCCACATCTGGTTCTGGCCGACGTCGGCGATGACGCGCGCGTCGCCGCCCGAAGCGTCGTAGATCGACCGCACGACTTCCTGCGGCAGCACCGTGTCGGGGCTGTCGGGGATGTCGAGCGACGGGTGGTTCTCGCGCCAGTCGTTGAGCTGACCGATCCACGGGCGCCGCTCGCGATGTTCGATCAGCGGATTCAGGGCCTGGAGGGTGAGCTTGAGGTCGCCCACGATGGGCACCTCGGTGTCGAGCACCTTGCCGATCTCAGCGGGATCGACGTCGATGTGCACGACCTTGGCGTTGGGGCCGAACTCGTCGACCTTGCCCACGGCCCGGTCGTCGAAGCGCACGCCCAGGCCGATGATGCAGTCGGTCTCACCCATGGCGAAGTTGGCATAGGCCAGCCCGTGCATGCCGAGCATGCCGAAGGACAGCGGGTGGGTTTCGGGAAACCCACCGACGCCGTGCAGCGTGGTCACCACCGGGATGTTGCCGCCCGTCGCCAGCTCGAAGAGCTCGGGCGCGGCGCTGGAGATGTCCACGCCGTGGCCGGCCATGATCATGGGCCGTTCGGACGCGTTGATGACCTCCGCCGCGCGGCGCACCATCTTGAGATTGCCGGCGCGGACGGGTCGATAGCCGCGCAGGTTCACGCGATCGGGCGCCGGGACGGTGGTTTCTTCGAGAAACACGTCCTTGGGCACGTCCACCACGACGGGACCGGGGCGGCCGGACTTGGCCAGGTAGAAAGCCTCGGCCATGACGCGGGGCAGCTCGTCGGCGTGCATCACCAGGTAGTTGTGCTTGGTGATGGGGATGCTGATGCCCGTGATGTCGGTTTCCTGAAAGGCGTCGGACCCAATGGCCGGGCGCGCGACCTGACCGGTGATGTAGACCACGGGCACCGAGTCCATGTGGTCGTTGGCCATGCTGGTGACGAGGTTTGTCGCCCCAGGGCCCGAAGTGCTCGTGGCCACGCCGACCTTGCCGGTGGCCCGCGCATAGCCATTGGCCGCGAAGCCGGCGCCCTGCTCATGGCGCGCCAGCACGTGGCGGATGCGGTCCTGGTAGTGGTACAGCGCGTCGTAGAACGGCAGCGAGGCGCCGCCGGGCATGCCGAAGATCACGTCGATGTCCTCGGCCAGGATGGCTTCGCAGATCACCTGGCCGCCCGAGCGGGCGGGCACGGCGCCGTTGGTCGAGCCGTTGGATTCAGAGGCGGTCATTGGGGGGGTGCTCCTGTCAGAGTTGAAGAGTTGCGGGATCGAGGGGGGAGCCGCGAACCGGCGCGCTATCGCCGGTTCGCGCCGCCTACCGCGACAGGCAGCGCCCAACCAAGCGGCTCGCCGGCGCGAGCGGCTCGGCAATCGTCGCTCGGACTTGCCGTCACGTGATCGTTCATCCTGTCCTCAGCACGTACAAAAGCCCGTCCCCAGGGGACGGGCTCAACCCGCGGTACCACCCCGATTGCCCGACATCCGTCGGACCTCTCGGCGCCCCGCTAACGGTGGGCGACCGGGCCGGCCTCCCCGTGGATCGACCGACCGGCTCAGGGGCGACCTTCGGTCCCCACAACCCGCTGGCTCGCACCGTTCCCAGCTCGCTCAGGGTTGGAGGGGGATCTACTCTTCCCCGTCAACGCCGTTGGATCTTCGGCTCCCGCCACGCGCCGACAAGACGCCGCCTGACAGGTTCGGCTCCAACGTATCAGGCGGTTCGGGGCTGGGCAAGACCTTTGGCCGAACGATTGCGGGCAGATTCTTCGGCTGGGCGCTGTCGAATTCTCCCGCGGCTGATCAGGAATCGACGGCGTCGCTGCCTTGTGCCGGCCCCTTGGCTTCCTCGCTGCGCTCGGAGTGCCAGGAGGTGAGGCGAAACGCTTCCTTCGTTCCATCGGCGCGAAGCCGCGGCGCAATCCCGCATAATGCACGGATGCCTGCGACGCCCGAGAAACCCGCCGCCAATCGGCGCTACGTGGTGTGGGATGTCGAGACGCTGCGGCTGAGCTACGAGGTCCCGGGCGGTTGGAGCCGAATCCGAGATTTCGGCCTGGCGGTCGCGGTGACCATCGACGACCAGGGCGTGCAGCGGTCCTGGGAGGAACCCGACGCCGGCGCCCTCATCGAGTACCTCGAAGGTTTCCCCCACGTGGTGGGCTTCAACTCGTTGCGGTTCGATTGCGAAGTGATGACGGCGTACGGACCCGTCGGCACGCTGCGGGAACGCAGCCTGGACCTCTTGGCGGCCATCCAGCGCGAGACCGGCCGCCGCCGCGGGCTGAGCCTGCAAAACATCGCGCGGACGATGTTCGGTCAGGAGAAGACGCTGGAGGACGGCACGGAGGCGGTTCGGCTCTGGCGGACGGGGCGCCCGGACGATCGGCAGCGGGTGATCGACTACTGCGCGCAGGACGTGGTGCTCACGCGGCGGATCCTGGATTTCGGCATTGCCAACGGCTACGTGCTGGCGCCGGTTCCCGACGTGAACAACGGCGGTGCGCCGGTGGGGGTGCACGTGCCGGCGTCGTGGGGTGAATTGGCCGGCATGGCCGGCGCAGCGACGGAGTCCGAGTCCTAGCGAGCCAAGCGGCGTGAGGCGGCTAGCCGAAGATCACGAGCGCCGCCACGGTGCCGGCCACGGCGCCGATCGCCGCGCCCATGACCAGGGCCACGAGCATCCACATGGCGCCCGAAGGACCGGGAGCCGGCGCGGATGGGAGCGGCGAGGATGCCGCGCGCTGGCCGGGGCTGCCGGGCTGATTGACGTCGTCGCCGCCGATGAGTCGGGGTTGGTCGATTTCCGTTTCCGCCCGGGCGGCGCGACGCTCGCTCATGCCGCAGGCTATCACGGGGATATTTCGGACCCGTGCTGGCACGACTCCGCAAATTCACGGGGCGCGGGCGGTCCGCGCGCGGGTCGTCCCAGCGGCTATTTCGCGTCGAGCAGGTCCTGGACCAGATCGAGCACGGCGTCGGCCACCGCCGTCTTGCTCCGCAGCGAGACCATGCGGCGCCCGCCGTCGCGGGTGAGCATGGTGACCTCGTTGGTCGAGGCGGCGAAGCCGCGATCCGCGGCGGCCACGTCATTGACCACCACCGCGTCGAGCTCGAGCTCGTGCAGCTTGGCCTGCGCGTTGGCTTCGTGGTCGTCGGTCTCCGCGGCGAAGGCGATGCGCACGAAGTCTCCGCTGAGCGCCGCCAGCAGACTCGGGTTTTCCACCAGGCCCACCGTGGGCACGCCGGCGCGGCGCTTGATTTTGCCTGCCGACTGCTCGGCCGGACGAAAGTCGCCGACCGCCGCGTTCATGATGAGGGCATCGCAATCTTGGGTCGCGGCTTGCAGGGCCTCCAACATGGCGTTGGCCGACTCGACGCGCTCGGTGGCGACTCCATAGGGCGGATCCACGGTTGCCGCACCGATGACGAGCCGCACGTCGGCCCCACGTTCGAGCGCGGCGCGAGCGAGGGCGACGCCTTGCCGGCCCGTGGCGCGGTTCCCCAGGTATCGCACAGGGTCAAGGAACTCGCGCGTGCCCCCGGCGGAGACCACGATCGAGCGGCCCGCCAGCGGCCCCAAACGCCCCAGCACAAGCCGCACGGCATCGACGAGAGTTTCCGTGGGCGGCAACCGGCCCTGCCCGGTCGCGCCCGACGCGAGCCGCCCCTCCTCGGGCGGCACGACGTGCACGCCGCGGCCCCGCAGTACCTCGAGGTTGGCTTGGGTGGCCGGATGCTCCAGCATTCCCGGCTCCATGGCGGGCGCGACGACGACGGGCGCCGCGCTGACCAGCGCGATTTCCGTGACGGCGTCTTCGGCCAGTCCGAGCGCCAGGCGCGCGATCGTCGTCGCGGTGGCGGGTGCGATGACCACGATGTCGGCCGCGCGGCCCAGCTCCACGTGGGCGATGCGATGCTCGGGCGTCATTGGCGTGTCCGCCGTGACGACCAGGCCCTGGGTGAGCGCCTCGAAGGTCATCGGGGCCACGAATTGCTCGGCGCTCCGCGAGAGCGCCACGTCCACGTGCGCGCCAGCCTGCGTGAGCGCGCTGGCCAGCTCCGCGGCCTTGTAGGCGGCGATGCTGCCGGTGACGCCGAGGACGATCCGCGCGCCCGCCAGCACGCTCATTCGCCGGTCATCGCCTGGTGAATACGGGCCAGACCCTTGAGCGTAAAGTCGGCGTCCACGCGCTCGAATCCCCCCACGTCCGCGGCAAGCCTGGCCGCCAGGCCGCCGGTGGCGACGACCTTCCACGGTCCGCCGGGCTCGGATTTGAGCCGACCGATCACGCCGCGCACCAGCTCCACGTAGCCCCAATAGACGCCGGCGCGCATGGCGTCCACCGTGTTGCGACCCACGAGCCCCTCGGGTCGGTCGATGTCGATCTTCGGCAATTGTGCACCCGATGCCGTCAGCGCCTGGCCCAGCGCGCGGATGCCCGGTGCGATGACGACGCCGCGCAGGTCGCCCTGGGCGTCGACGACGTCGAACGTGGTGACGCTGCCCAGGTCGGCGACGATGACCGGCCCTCCGACCGCCTCGCGCGCGGCGATGGCGTTGGCCACGCGGTCGACGCCCACCTGCGCCGGTTCATCTACGCGCAGTCGGATTCCCGGCACCGCCTCAGCGCGCACAACGAGGGGCGGCATCGCCGTGACCGCGGCCAGCGCATCGCTGATGCGCGGCGTGAGCGCCGGAACCACGGAGCCAATGACGGCGTGGATGATCGGGCCGGCATCGACGTAGGCCAGCATTGCTCGCAGCAGATCGGCGAACTCGTTCTCAGTGCGATTGAGGTCGCTGTGCAATGCCCAGCGCGCTCGGACCGTGGCGTCGTCGATGACGCCGCACGTCACGTCGGTATTGCCAATGTCGACAGCCAGAATCAACGGCGCCGCCTACCTGTCCCTCGCGGGTCACGGCGCCTGCTTCGGCGTCGGAACCGCGCAAGCGTTGCTCGCATTCACCCTCACCCTAACCCTCTCCCATCGAGGGAGAGGGGACCGGACTCTCGTCCCGTCGTGCAAGAGGTGGGTGGAACGCCGTTTCAGCTACAAGACAAAGGACGGGAACGATCTGAATGACGAAGAAGCGCCTGAACCTGAGCGACGTGACCCACGGCTCACCTGCCAAGCCAAGGTTATGATAGCCGTCGCTCGCCGCCACCCCCTGCGCATGGCTGACCTTCCTCGACCACTGCGACTGACCCACATGACCTGGCCCGAGGTCGAGGCGGCGCGCGACGGGGTACGGCTGGTGGCCATCCCTCTGGGGTCAATCGAGCAGCACGGACCGAACACCTCGCTCGACACCGATCTCGTCATCGCCGAGGACCTGACGCTGCGCCTGGCGGAGCGGTTTCACCCTCAGATTCTCGTCGCGCCGACCATTCCCTACGGCATGTCGGCCTATCACATGGGCTTTCCCGGCACCGTCACGCTGCGCCCGCAAACCTATCTGCACGTGATCGAGGACAACGTGACGTCGCTGCTGCATCACGGGTTCGACTCGTTCCTCTTCACCAACTGGCACACCGGCAACGAGTCCGCCCTAATCCTGGCGCTGCAAACCTTGCCCGCGCGTCTCCCGGTGCGCTTCATGGCCGGCATATCGATCTACGATCTGGAAGACGACGCGCTCGCCAAGCGCATCATGCAATCGGGCACGGGGGGGCACGCCGACGAATTGGAGACGGCGGAACTGCTGGCGGTGCGGCCCGACCGGGTGAAGACCGCCGCGCTGGAAGCCGCGGCGCTGCGCGGCGGCCTGCGTTCGCCGCGCAATCGCTTTTGGCGGCGCGGCATCCGCATGAACACCGACTTCTCCGACTTCACTGCCAACGGCGCGGTCGGCGACGCCAGGCTGGCGACGGTGGAGGACGGTCGCGAGATGATCGAGGCGATCGAGCGGCGCACCGACGAGTTGATCCGGCATTTGCTGGAAGCGCCTGACGACCTGATCGCGCAGGGACGCCTGCTGCGGTGGCGCGATGGGACGAATAGCGCATGACCGCCGCGTCGCAGCCGCCCATGGTCCTTGCCCAGCAGTCGTGGTCCGAACTGGCGTCGGTGCTGGACGATATCGAGCTCGTGCTCATCCCGATCGGGTCCACCGAGCAGCACGGACCGAACCTAGGGCTGGGGCAAGACCACCTGATCGCGCAGGCGTTCTGTGAGCTTGCCGCCGAGCGGCTGCGCCCGCGCTTGCTGTCGGCGCCGGCGATTCCGTGGGGCATCTCCGATCACCACATGAACTTTCCCGGCAGCATGACGCTGCGGCCGGAGACCTTTCTCGATCTGCTCGAAGACGTGATCAACAGCCTGGTCCACCACGGCTTGCGTCGGTTTCTGCTGGTGAACGGCCACGGCGGCAACAACGCGCTGGCCGGGGCCGCCATCCAGGACTTTGGCATGCGGCTGGACGTGGACTTCGTGGGCGCGGTTTCTCACGGCATGCTCGACCCCAAGGAGGCGCGTGACTCCATCCGCGGCGACCTGCCCACGGGCCACGCGGACGAGTTCGAGACGGCGTATTCCTACTATCTGGATCCGACGCTCGTGCGCGAGGGCGCGCTGGTCCGCGCCGAGATGGACGAGCGCTTCGACGCCTTCCGCATGAAGCTGGCCGACTTCGACCTGGAATGGCCGAATCCCCTAGGCGCGCGAACCCGCAACGGGGCGCTGGGCGACGCGACCCGCGGCACCCGCGAGGCCGGCGAGGCCTTGATCGAGGGCGGGATCGCCGAGCTGGGGGACATGGTGGAGTTCCTGCGCGAGCACGCGCCCCGATGGAACGGCCCGCCCAACGGCCGGCTGCGGTGGGGGCGTCGCGCGGGGGGCTAGGGGTTCGGTCGGGCGCCGTTCGAGTGGCTTCCCAGGTTGCGCGCAGCCTGGGCCACCGGACGTAGTCCACCCGACCCGCCCACGAGCGGTCCGAGTCGCGGCCTAGTCGGACCCGCGTTCCTCGCTTGGCGCGCCGTTGTCGGAGGCGGAGCCGTTCGAACCACTCGCGCCATTCGAGGCGTCGTCGCTGCCGAACACGTAAGGCTCGGGCGCAGACACGCCGGCCGTGACCAGCACGGGCGGCTCGGGCAGCGCCTTGGGCTCGTTGCCGGCGGCGATCATCTCGTCGTAGCGCGTCACGAGGTCCTCAACGTCCTGGCCGTCGACCTCATCCTGATCGATGAGCAGCTGCGCCAGGTCGTGCATGGCGCCGGAGTACTGCGTGAGCAGGGACTTCACCTTGCGGTATTCCTGGTCCAGGATCTGGTCGATCTTGCGCTTCATGTCGGGCGCGGTGGCGGACACGGCCGGGCCGAACGGCAGGGTCGAGTAGAAGCTGCCGTCCATGCCCCACACGCTCAGCATGTGGAAGGCCATGTGCGTGGCGTGGGCGAAGTCCGAAGTGACGCCGACGGTCGGCGAACCAATGAACAGCTCCTCGGCCGCGCGGCTGGCCAGCGAAACCTGGATGCTGGCGAGCAGCTCCTCGCGCACCAGCACGCGCTTCTCCTCGACCGGCTTGTAGGCCGCCAGGCCGAGGGCGCTGCCGTGCCGAATGATGGTGACCTTGGTGAGCCGCTCCCAGTGCTTGAGCTTGACCTGGGCGATGGCGTGCCCGGCCTCGTGGTAGGCGAGGCGGCGGCGGTCTTCCTGCGTTAGACCGCGAATCGGCTCGCGCAGGCCCCACTCGTGGTTCTCACGCGCGCGTGAGAAGTCCGCGTACGAGATGGCGTCGCGCCCGTCGAAGTGCGCGTGAATCACGGCCTCGTTGATGACGTATTTGATCTCGACCGGGCTGTAGTCGATCGTGTCGTTACCCATGCGGTCGATGGGCATCTCTTCGTGCCGCACCTTGGCCAGGTAGTACTCGATGATGTCTTTGCGGCCTTCGAAGTCCGGCTTGTCGACGTGGATCTTGCGGTCGAAGCGGCCGGGACGCAGTAGCGCCTGGTCAAGCACGGAGGCGATGTTGGTGGCCCCAACGGTGAGCACCGGCGGCGGCATGGCGCGGCCCTTCTTGAGGCCGAGCGTGCGCAGTATCCGGGCGAAGAGGCCGTTGTCGAAGTTGGGCGGGTCCATCTGCAGCAGCAGCTCGTTGAGCAGCCCCAAGCCGCCGCCGCCCATCATGCCGCCCATCATGCCCATGCCCATGCCCCCGCCCATCTGGCTGGTGCGGGAGGTGCCGATGGCGTCGATCTCGTCGATGAAGACGATGCACCCGCCATGCCGCCGGGCCAGCTTGCGCGCCTTGCCGTAGAGCATGCGGACGCGCAGCGGGCCGATGCCGATGAACATGGCCTGCAGGCTCGGGGCGGAGAGGTAGCCGAACGGCAACCCGGCCTCGCTGGCCATGACCTGCGCCAGATAGCTCTTCCCGGTGCCGGGCGGTCCCTCGAGCAGCAGACCGCGGATGGTCTCGCCGCCCATGCGCTTGAACTCGCGCACACCGCGCAGCAGCGTCACCACGCGCCGCGCGACCTCCAAGATCTGGTCGTTCCCGCGGTAGTCCGAGAACCACACGCCGGTTTCACCCGGCTGCACCCAATAGGTCCGACCCCGCCCCAGGATGTAGAACAGCGCGCCGAACTGGACGATCAGGAACATCATCGCGAACAGCAGCTGCGCGATGAACTGCAGGATCCCGACCGTGATCTCGGTGGCCTGGGTCAGCCCCAGCAGCAACGCACCTGTGATGACCAGGTAAAGAGTGATCGCGCGCCAGTTCTCGCGCACGAAGGTCAGCGGGCTCCGCCGGGCGGCGGCCCGTCGCCGAATATCAGAGTCGATGGTCATGCCCATGCCGGCGTCTCCCCCCGAGCGTGGCCTCTGGCGCGTCGCTCGCGGCGCGCACCATGCCGCCTGGCGATGAACGGCAAGTATACCCCCGGAGGCGGCGCCAAAGGTGAAGATACGCACGTAGCGACCGCAACCCCGATGGCCAAGTGGCTGGAGAACCGCTGAATACTCACGGGGGCCC
This sequence is a window from Chloroflexota bacterium. Protein-coding genes within it:
- the ilvC gene encoding ketol-acid reductoisomerase, which produces MDSKVLYESDIASDELEGKKVAVLGYGSQGHAHALNLRDSGVDVVVGLRPGSSSRERAEDADLVVLDTDEAVAVSDATMIALPDQTQAEAFDTQIRPNLKAGQALMFAHGFNIHYGQIIPPREIDVVMVAPKGPGHIVRDMFEQEVGVPALIAVAQDASGRARDVALSYAKALGAAKAGLIETTFKDETETDLFGEQSVLCGGTTALIKAAFDTLVEAGYDPRLAYFECLHELKLIVDLIYQGGLTYMRHSVSDTAEYGDLVSGPRVVNENSRQVMRQLLTEIQDGTFARNWILENQAGRPAYNALRNADLNHELERVGSELRSMMDWLPKTRE
- the ilvN gene encoding acetolactate synthase small subunit, giving the protein MNGTSRSHTLVAMVADHPGVLTRVASMFRRRGFNIASLAVGNCEEPGYSRMTIEVRGTDDEVKQFEKQLYKLVEVITVRDLTDVSAVQTETALVRVRVSAADRPGLADIASIFHGEIVDVGRDTMIVQITGVSETIDRFLDVIAEYGIDELTRTGVVAMARGTKASRNGSARG
- the ilvB gene encoding biosynthetic-type acetolactate synthase large subunit, whose translation is MTASESNGSTNGAVPARSGGQVICEAILAEDIDVIFGMPGGASLPFYDALYHYQDRIRHVLARHEQGAGFAANGYARATGKVGVATSTSGPGATNLVTSMANDHMDSVPVVYITGQVARPAIGSDAFQETDITGISIPITKHNYLVMHADELPRVMAEAFYLAKSGRPGPVVVDVPKDVFLEETTVPAPDRVNLRGYRPVRAGNLKMVRRAAEVINASERPMIMAGHGVDISSAAPELFELATGGNIPVVTTLHGVGGFPETHPLSFGMLGMHGLAYANFAMGETDCIIGLGVRFDDRAVGKVDEFGPNAKVVHIDVDPAEIGKVLDTEVPIVGDLKLTLQALNPLIEHRERRPWIGQLNDWRENHPSLDIPDSPDTVLPQEVVRSIYDASGGDARVIADVGQNQMWASQHFWYEKPRRFFSAGGLGPMGYALPAAMGVQMGAPDEPVWCVTGDGGLLINIQEFNTLAAEKIPVKVAILNNAHLGMIRQWQQFFYDGRYMGAFLDNPDFAKVAEAFGLRGVSVSSRDELHTAIADAHAYDGPVVLDVHVDRVENVYPMIVPGTGVRSVIEDPR
- a CDS encoding ribonuclease H-like domain-containing protein, whose amino-acid sequence is MPATPEKPAANRRYVVWDVETLRLSYEVPGGWSRIRDFGLAVAVTIDDQGVQRSWEEPDAGALIEYLEGFPHVVGFNSLRFDCEVMTAYGPVGTLRERSLDLLAAIQRETGRRRGLSLQNIARTMFGQEKTLEDGTEAVRLWRTGRPDDRQRVIDYCAQDVVLTRRILDFGIANGYVLAPVPDVNNGGAPVGVHVPASWGELAGMAGAATESES
- the coaBC gene encoding bifunctional phosphopantothenoylcysteine decarboxylase/phosphopantothenate--cysteine ligase CoaBC; translated protein: MSVLAGARIVLGVTGSIAAYKAAELASALTQAGAHVDVALSRSAEQFVAPMTFEALTQGLVVTADTPMTPEHRIAHVELGRAADIVVIAPATATTIARLALGLAEDAVTEIALVSAAPVVVAPAMEPGMLEHPATQANLEVLRGRGVHVVPPEEGRLASGATGQGRLPPTETLVDAVRLVLGRLGPLAGRSIVVSAGGTREFLDPVRYLGNRATGRQGVALARAALERGADVRLVIGAATVDPPYGVATERVESANAMLEALQAATQDCDALIMNAAVGDFRPAEQSAGKIKRRAGVPTVGLVENPSLLAALSGDFVRIAFAAETDDHEANAQAKLHELELDAVVVNDVAAADRGFAASTNEVTMLTRDGGRRMVSLRSKTAVADAVLDLVQDLLDAK
- a CDS encoding type III pantothenate kinase; the encoded protein is MILAVDIGNTDVTCGVIDDATVRARWALHSDLNRTENEFADLLRAMLAYVDAGPIIHAVIGSVVPALTPRISDALAAVTAMPPLVVRAEAVPGIRLRVDEPAQVGVDRVANAIAAREAVGGPVIVADLGSVTTFDVVDAQGDLRGVVIAPGIRALGQALTASGAQLPKIDIDRPEGLVGRNTVDAMRAGVYWGYVELVRGVIGRLKSEPGGPWKVVATGGLAARLAADVGGFERVDADFTLKGLARIHQAMTGE
- a CDS encoding creatininase family protein, whose protein sequence is MADLPRPLRLTHMTWPEVEAARDGVRLVAIPLGSIEQHGPNTSLDTDLVIAEDLTLRLAERFHPQILVAPTIPYGMSAYHMGFPGTVTLRPQTYLHVIEDNVTSLLHHGFDSFLFTNWHTGNESALILALQTLPARLPVRFMAGISIYDLEDDALAKRIMQSGTGGHADELETAELLAVRPDRVKTAALEAAALRGGLRSPRNRFWRRGIRMNTDFSDFTANGAVGDARLATVEDGREMIEAIERRTDELIRHLLEAPDDLIAQGRLLRWRDGTNSA
- a CDS encoding creatininase family protein translates to MTAASQPPMVLAQQSWSELASVLDDIELVLIPIGSTEQHGPNLGLGQDHLIAQAFCELAAERLRPRLLSAPAIPWGISDHHMNFPGSMTLRPETFLDLLEDVINSLVHHGLRRFLLVNGHGGNNALAGAAIQDFGMRLDVDFVGAVSHGMLDPKEARDSIRGDLPTGHADEFETAYSYYLDPTLVREGALVRAEMDERFDAFRMKLADFDLEWPNPLGARTRNGALGDATRGTREAGEALIEGGIAELGDMVEFLREHAPRWNGPPNGRLRWGRRAGG
- a CDS encoding AAA family ATPase, coding for MGMTIDSDIRRRAAARRSPLTFVRENWRAITLYLVITGALLLGLTQATEITVGILQFIAQLLFAMMFLIVQFGALFYILGRGRTYWVQPGETGVWFSDYRGNDQILEVARRVVTLLRGVREFKRMGGETIRGLLLEGPPGTGKSYLAQVMASEAGLPFGYLSAPSLQAMFIGIGPLRVRMLYGKARKLARRHGGCIVFIDEIDAIGTSRTSQMGGGMGMGMMGGMMGGGGLGLLNELLLQMDPPNFDNGLFARILRTLGLKKGRAMPPPVLTVGATNIASVLDQALLRPGRFDRKIHVDKPDFEGRKDIIEYYLAKVRHEEMPIDRMGNDTIDYSPVEIKYVINEAVIHAHFDGRDAISYADFSRARENHEWGLREPIRGLTQEDRRRLAYHEAGHAIAQVKLKHWERLTKVTIIRHGSALGLAAYKPVEEKRVLVREELLASIQVSLASRAAEELFIGSPTVGVTSDFAHATHMAFHMLSVWGMDGSFYSTLPFGPAVSATAPDMKRKIDQILDQEYRKVKSLLTQYSGAMHDLAQLLIDQDEVDGQDVEDLVTRYDEMIAAGNEPKALPEPPVLVTAGVSAPEPYVFGSDDASNGASGSNGSASDNGAPSEERGSD